The following are encoded in a window of Thermoproteota archaeon genomic DNA:
- a CDS encoding M20/M25/M40 family metallo-hydrolase yields MKPILQQVDSGMNSLISDLQKLIRQPSVSAKNEGIEECAKLCKKILEKHGIKSELLRLGKEIAPVVFGEIKSKKNPKKTLLFYNHYDVQPAEPFDLWEHPPFSGKKIGNKIFGRGSSDDKGELITRIKAVDAFLKKTGDVPCNIKFLIEGEEETGSANIDAYLKKFKKKFSCDGVIWEFGYVDSKDRPIVGLGMKGLLYVELSVKESIRDAHSSLAVLIKNPAWRLIEAVHSLRDSNGKILIKDWYKEVEPLSKNDIKLINSEPFDENSFKKEFGIKSFLGNKSGLEAKKALVGDPTCNVAGFISGYTGNGAKTVLPGEAMVKIDFRLVPKMNPKKQTQRLKSHLKAKGFSDISVKVYHGEAAARTSSSDPFVSQVIDAANKSYGKSILNVSNAGTGPMYSFVNVLKAPCISIGSTYMFARIHSPNEFTRIDLLKKTTKCICHIMENFGKN; encoded by the coding sequence ATGAAACCAATTTTACAACAAGTTGATTCTGGAATGAATTCATTGATATCTGATTTACAGAAACTAATTCGCCAACCAAGTGTTTCTGCAAAAAATGAAGGAATAGAAGAATGTGCAAAATTATGCAAAAAAATACTTGAAAAACATGGCATAAAATCTGAGTTATTACGTCTTGGAAAGGAAATAGCACCAGTTGTGTTTGGCGAAATTAAATCCAAAAAAAATCCAAAAAAAACACTACTGTTTTACAATCATTATGATGTCCAGCCTGCAGAGCCATTTGATTTGTGGGAACATCCTCCATTTAGTGGTAAAAAAATAGGCAACAAAATTTTTGGTCGTGGCTCATCTGACGATAAAGGTGAATTAATCACCCGAATTAAGGCAGTTGATGCATTTTTAAAAAAAACTGGTGATGTACCTTGTAATATTAAATTCCTAATTGAAGGGGAGGAAGAAACTGGAAGCGCAAACATTGATGCATATCTAAAAAAATTCAAAAAGAAGTTTTCTTGTGATGGTGTAATCTGGGAATTTGGTTATGTTGACTCAAAAGATAGGCCAATTGTCGGACTAGGCATGAAAGGACTCTTGTATGTAGAACTTTCAGTTAAGGAATCAATTAGAGATGCTCATTCTAGCTTGGCGGTTTTAATAAAAAATCCAGCTTGGAGATTAATTGAAGCAGTACACTCTTTGCGTGATTCTAATGGAAAAATTCTCATCAAAGATTGGTACAAAGAGGTTGAACCACTTTCAAAGAATGACATCAAATTGATAAATTCTGAACCATTTGATGAAAATTCCTTTAAGAAGGAATTTGGAATAAAGTCATTTCTGGGAAACAAATCCGGACTTGAAGCAAAAAAGGCTCTTGTTGGTGATCCTACCTGTAATGTGGCGGGATTCATATCCGGTTATACTGGGAATGGGGCAAAAACTGTACTGCCAGGTGAGGCAATGGTAAAGATTGATTTTCGACTTGTTCCAAAGATGAATCCCAAGAAACAAACTCAACGATTAAAATCTCACTTGAAAGCAAAAGGATTCTCAGACATTTCTGTTAAGGTATATCATGGAGAGGCAGCTGCACGTACGAGCTCATCAGATCCTTTTGTCAGTCAAGTGATTGATGCAGCAAACAAATCTTATGGTAAATCCATTCTAAATGTGTCAAATGCTGGAACGGGACCTATGTACTCTTTTGTAAATGTGTTAAAGGCACCTTGTATATCCATAGGTAGTACCTACATGTTTGCAAGAATTCATTCGCCAAATGAATTTACAAGAATTGATTTGTTAAAAAAGACTACCAAATGCATTTGCCACATAATGGAAAATTTTGGAAAAAATTAA
- a CDS encoding tRNA (adenine-N1)-methyltransferase codes for MKIKQKSLVLFYYNPSKKWLAKISKNEQLHTHIGVIKHADAIGKEYGERLVTNKDKYVYLLEPTTHDLIMKFQHGTQIVYPKDLGYIAARSGLKDGQKVIEIGTGSGALTTYAASIVKPRGHVYTYDVDESFMKIAEKNIVKAGMSKYVTMNKLDLKATKKVPVIDADLALVDLGDPWTVIPQVRKMLKGSGAVFCICPTMNQLEKLTMSLVENEFTDIESSEHILRTIDAREGKTRHSFQGIGHTTYLCYARKAFFGRKVRKTSKK; via the coding sequence ATGAAGATTAAACAAAAGTCTTTGGTTTTATTTTATTATAATCCCTCCAAAAAATGGCTGGCAAAAATTTCAAAAAATGAACAACTTCATACTCACATTGGAGTCATAAAGCATGCAGATGCAATTGGTAAAGAATACGGTGAACGACTAGTCACAAACAAAGACAAGTACGTCTACCTTCTTGAGCCTACCACGCATGATCTTATTATGAAATTTCAGCATGGCACACAAATCGTGTATCCCAAGGACCTAGGATACATTGCCGCTCGTTCAGGTCTAAAAGATGGTCAAAAGGTTATTGAAATTGGAACTGGAAGTGGTGCTCTCACTACATATGCTGCAAGTATAGTAAAACCCCGTGGGCATGTCTATACCTATGATGTAGACGAATCCTTTATGAAAATTGCAGAGAAAAATATCGTAAAGGCTGGCATGTCAAAGTATGTTACTATGAATAAACTAGATTTGAAGGCAACCAAAAAAGTTCCTGTTATTGATGCTGACCTTGCACTAGTTGACCTTGGAGATCCTTGGACTGTTATCCCACAAGTAAGAAAGATGCTAAAGGGTAGTGGTGCTGTCTTTTGCATCTGTCCAACCATGAATCAACTTGAAAAGCTTACAATGTCATTAGTAGAAAACGAATTTACAGATATTGAATCAAGTGAACATATTTTGCGTACCATTGATGCACGCGAAGGAAAAACAAGACATTCATTTCAAGGAATTGGTCACACAACATACCTATGTTATGCAAGAAAGGCATTTTTTGGCAGAAAGGTGCGAAAGACTAGCAAAAAGTAA
- a CDS encoding response regulator translates to MTKVIVVDDDLDTVEVFCEYLSIKDIQVLGKGFSGKDAVALYKELKPEVVLLDVMMPDYDGFYGLRNIREFDPQAKVIMVTADLTSDTEKKLKELNASAILYKPYEIDSVVTTIDRVSKGEMLLETI, encoded by the coding sequence TTGACAAAAGTAATTGTTGTCGATGATGACCTGGACACAGTGGAAGTTTTTTGTGAATATCTTAGCATAAAGGACATTCAAGTATTGGGAAAAGGATTCAGTGGAAAAGACGCTGTCGCTCTTTACAAAGAGCTAAAACCTGAAGTTGTTTTGCTTGATGTGATGATGCCAGATTATGATGGATTTTATGGATTACGAAATATCCGTGAATTTGATCCTCAAGCAAAAGTGATCATGGTAACTGCAGATTTGACATCTGATACTGAAAAGAAACTAAAAGAACTAAATGCATCTGCGATTCTGTACAAGCCCTATGAAATTGATAGTGTAGTTACTACTATCGATAGAGTGAGCAAAGGCGAAATGTTACTAGAAACAATATAA
- the argS gene encoding arginine--tRNA ligase — protein MSMRKILEEIESNLGVILKKLGFPNVSFSVEPAKPGFGDISSNVSFLLAKELKRKPFEISQAISQEYNNSPGNYISKVEPHPSGFVNFLIKPEQLCKLVLKNSTTPDYGYIDIGKKQRIVVEHTSVNPNKALHIGHVRNIIIGDCVSRILKKANYSVSVLNYVDDSGLQVADIVLGFTKLGFPIEPPSGQKFDHYCGDEVYVKTTEKYQNDPKLEEERKNILKEIEEGVSDTASFADSVTKKVLACQLETCWNMDVYYDCLNFESQIIRSGLWKKIFEKLQELKLIEYENDGKNKDCWVIRGDGKEEDKVIVRSNGTATYIAKDIPYAAWKLGLLDDPFYYEKYPVPQPNDKVLWQTTLSKNNNQKPSFAGDKVITVIDSRQSRLQNIITSLMSQFKSNPDAYVHLGYESVTLSSDTAKILGIDTQGKQTQMSGRKGLYVSADSVLELLQGKTFEETKKRNPDLDEKKLDEISKSIAIGTLRYEMIKQDLDKIITFDLTKSLSLEGDTAPYIQYANARAVRILEKSGMAPDFDVSFDDLSSQYEIELVKKIGMYDIQVRDAAKNFSPKVIARYCYDLAVTFNGFYENIKVLDSPDSGIVNQRLCLVESFRNTISNALGLLGMPVTQKM, from the coding sequence ATGTCTATGAGGAAAATCCTTGAAGAAATTGAATCCAATCTTGGAGTGATTTTAAAAAAACTTGGATTTCCAAATGTTTCATTTAGTGTAGAGCCTGCAAAGCCCGGCTTTGGAGACATTTCATCCAATGTGTCTTTCTTGCTAGCAAAGGAGTTGAAAAGAAAACCATTTGAAATATCTCAAGCTATCTCTCAAGAATACAATAATTCTCCGGGAAATTATATATCAAAAGTTGAGCCTCATCCATCTGGTTTTGTTAATTTTTTAATAAAACCAGAGCAACTTTGTAAATTAGTTTTAAAAAATTCAACCACTCCTGATTATGGGTATATTGACATCGGAAAGAAGCAACGGATAGTTGTTGAACATACAAGCGTTAATCCAAACAAAGCACTTCACATTGGACATGTTAGAAATATAATCATAGGCGATTGTGTTTCTAGGATTCTCAAAAAAGCAAATTATTCCGTAAGTGTTCTTAATTATGTTGATGACTCTGGTCTACAGGTTGCAGATATTGTTCTTGGGTTTACCAAATTAGGATTTCCAATTGAACCTCCATCTGGGCAGAAATTTGATCATTATTGTGGGGATGAAGTATATGTAAAAACTACAGAAAAATATCAAAATGATCCAAAACTAGAGGAAGAAAGAAAAAACATACTAAAAGAGATTGAAGAGGGTGTATCTGATACTGCTAGCTTTGCTGATTCTGTGACAAAAAAGGTTCTCGCATGTCAGCTTGAAACATGTTGGAATATGGATGTGTACTATGATTGTCTAAATTTTGAATCACAAATAATTCGTTCAGGTTTATGGAAAAAAATATTTGAAAAATTACAAGAACTAAAACTAATTGAATATGAAAACGATGGAAAAAACAAAGATTGTTGGGTTATCCGTGGTGATGGTAAGGAAGAAGACAAAGTAATAGTAAGAAGTAATGGTACTGCCACATACATTGCAAAAGATATTCCCTATGCTGCATGGAAATTGGGCTTGCTTGATGATCCATTTTACTATGAGAAATATCCTGTACCCCAGCCAAATGATAAAGTCTTATGGCAAACTACTCTTTCTAAAAATAATAATCAAAAACCGAGCTTTGCTGGAGATAAAGTAATTACAGTAATTGATTCACGACAATCCAGATTACAGAACATAATTACATCACTAATGTCACAATTCAAATCAAATCCTGATGCATATGTTCATCTGGGTTATGAATCGGTGACATTAAGCTCTGATACTGCAAAAATCTTGGGAATTGATACCCAAGGAAAACAAACACAGATGTCAGGCCGAAAGGGTCTGTATGTTAGTGCTGATTCTGTATTGGAATTACTCCAGGGCAAAACATTTGAAGAAACAAAAAAGCGAAATCCTGATCTTGATGAGAAAAAACTTGATGAAATCTCTAAAAGCATTGCCATAGGAACACTGCGGTATGAGATGATTAAGCAGGATCTTGATAAAATCATAACTTTTGATCTTACAAAATCCCTTAGTCTTGAAGGCGACACTGCACCATACATCCAGTATGCAAATGCCCGTGCTGTAAGAATTTTAGAAAAGTCCGGTATGGCCCCAGACTTTGATGTCTCTTTTGATGATCTTTCTAGCCAATATGAGATTGAACTTGTAAAGAAAATTGGAATGTATGATATTCAAGTTCGTGATGCTGCCAAAAACTTTTCACCTAAGGTAATAGCTCGTTATTGCTACGACTTGGCTGTAACCTTTAATGGCTTTTATGAAAACATCAAAGTCCTTGATTCTCCAGATTCAGGAATAGTAAATCAAAGACTTTGTCTGGTGGAATCATTTAGGAACACAATATCAAACGCATTGGGTCTTTTGGGAATGCCTGTTACCCAAAAAATGTAA
- a CDS encoding NAD(P)H-hydrate dehydratase gives MVSKNIQAATVKKFIPARNSNSRKGDNGTVLVVGGSYIYHGAPILSSLAALRCGTDLVYTAIPKVNVQSTRAISPNLIVIPLVDQKLTRGAVRKLLGQIPKSLDSATIGMGLSVQDNEALKILVKSLIDSDVRLSLDASALVSDVLPLIPNTNSVVTPHVGEFKRLFGDSPPSNLKQRINMVEKFAKEFSVTILLKGSTDVISDGKNTYLNPKKTPAMTVGGTGDVLSGLVAGMLSKNRNSLESAVAATYINGQAGKIVQRKVGLHMTSMDLIDVLPQAMKPFDRIK, from the coding sequence TTGGTCTCAAAAAACATCCAGGCAGCTACTGTAAAAAAATTCATCCCTGCTAGAAATTCTAACTCTAGGAAAGGTGATAATGGAACAGTACTAGTCGTTGGGGGAAGTTACATCTATCATGGTGCTCCAATACTGTCTTCACTTGCTGCATTACGTTGTGGCACTGATCTAGTTTACACAGCAATTCCAAAAGTTAATGTTCAATCAACCCGAGCAATATCTCCAAATCTCATTGTAATACCATTAGTTGATCAAAAATTAACTCGCGGTGCTGTAAGAAAACTACTAGGTCAAATTCCAAAGAGTTTGGATTCTGCTACAATTGGAATGGGCTTATCTGTTCAAGACAATGAGGCACTCAAAATTTTAGTAAAGTCACTTATCGACTCCGATGTAAGATTGTCTCTTGATGCCAGTGCTTTAGTTAGTGATGTTCTTCCATTAATTCCAAATACAAATTCCGTAGTGACTCCGCATGTAGGTGAATTCAAACGACTCTTTGGAGATTCTCCGCCATCTAATCTAAAACAAAGAATAAACATGGTGGAAAAATTTGCAAAGGAATTTTCAGTAACCATCCTTCTAAAGGGCTCTACTGATGTAATTTCCGATGGCAAGAACACATACCTAAATCCAAAAAAGACTCCCGCAATGACAGTTGGCGGAACCGGTGATGTATTATCTGGTTTAGTAGCAGGAATGCTATCAAAGAACAGAAATTCTTTAGAGTCTGCTGTTGCTGCTACCTACATCAATGGGCAGGCAGGAAAGATTGTTCAGCGAAAAGTTGGACTACACATGACATCCATGGACCTAATTGATGTATTGCCTCAAGCAATGAAACCATTTGATCGAATAAAGTGA
- a CDS encoding RNA-binding protein, with amino-acid sequence MKSNLVSKSETNDILTDIREKWNIDIPKSKNLRVYEIQDDAHLISGEGFVALKIGNEYLPFLSETSILEKFPHVMVDMGAVKFMCNGANVMRPGIRSYSEFQKDRIVCVIEESQHKFLAVGKALVDSAEMESMKKGEVVKNIHYISDKYWEIGKTAIKN; translated from the coding sequence TTGAAGTCAAACCTAGTATCCAAAAGTGAAACAAATGATATCCTGACAGATATCAGAGAGAAATGGAACATAGACATTCCAAAATCAAAAAACCTTCGAGTTTATGAAATTCAGGATGATGCACATCTAATTTCAGGTGAAGGATTTGTAGCACTAAAGATAGGTAATGAGTATCTACCATTCCTATCAGAGACGTCAATTTTAGAAAAATTCCCACATGTGATGGTCGATATGGGGGCAGTCAAGTTCATGTGTAATGGAGCAAACGTCATGCGACCAGGGATTAGAAGTTACAGTGAATTTCAAAAAGATAGAATTGTTTGCGTGATAGAAGAATCACAGCACAAGTTTCTTGCAGTAGGAAAAGCTCTAGTAGACAGCGCAGAAATGGAATCAATGAAGAAAGGAGAAGTTGTAAAAAACATTCATTACATCTCTGACAAGTACTGGGAAATTGGAAAAACTGCGATAAAAAACTAG
- a CDS encoding GTP-binding protein, translated as MGIPEKIKAIQDEMAKTQINKATEHHLGLLRAKIAKLKREQEEGKSKKGSTTDGFDVRRAGDATVVFIGLPSVGKSTLLNRITGAKSAVGAFQFTTLTVVPGMMEYKGARIQVLDLPGIIKGASSGKGLGKRILSVARNADLVLLVLDVFQPYHEDVLVNELGNIGIRLNQDPPNIVVEKTHTGGIAVAQQIKLTKMSEKLLKDILNVYGMTSARVVIREDITSEQLIDFISGSKTYSKALTIINKIDLVDETFLKELRTKIKSDFIEVSADSNVNIDLLKERIYEKLRFIRIYMRPKGGETDFKEPLITRDGSTIGDICDKLHRNMRKDFRYAMVWGKSVKFGGQRVGITHVLQDEDVLTIIKSR; from the coding sequence ATGGGAATTCCAGAGAAGATCAAAGCCATACAAGATGAGATGGCAAAGACTCAGATCAACAAGGCTACTGAACATCACTTGGGATTATTACGTGCAAAAATTGCAAAGCTAAAACGAGAGCAAGAAGAAGGTAAATCAAAAAAAGGTTCAACCACTGATGGGTTTGATGTAAGAAGAGCTGGTGATGCGACAGTTGTGTTTATCGGATTACCAAGTGTTGGAAAATCAACCCTACTGAATCGAATTACTGGTGCAAAATCTGCGGTAGGTGCATTTCAATTCACAACATTAACAGTAGTTCCAGGAATGATGGAATACAAGGGTGCACGCATACAAGTACTTGATTTACCTGGAATTATTAAAGGAGCATCAAGTGGGAAGGGTTTAGGAAAAAGAATTTTGTCAGTAGCAAGAAATGCTGATTTGGTTCTTTTGGTTTTAGATGTATTTCAACCATATCATGAAGATGTGCTTGTAAACGAATTGGGCAATATAGGAATCAGACTTAATCAAGACCCCCCAAATATTGTTGTAGAAAAAACTCACACCGGAGGCATAGCAGTTGCACAACAGATTAAACTCACAAAAATGTCTGAGAAACTTCTAAAGGACATATTGAATGTCTATGGAATGACCAGTGCAAGAGTAGTCATTAGGGAAGATATTACATCAGAGCAGTTAATTGATTTTATTTCTGGCAGTAAAACATATTCCAAGGCCCTAACAATCATTAACAAAATTGACCTAGTAGATGAGACATTTCTTAAGGAATTAAGAACTAAAATTAAATCAGACTTTATTGAGGTTTCAGCAGATTCCAACGTTAACATTGATTTGTTAAAAGAAAGAATTTATGAAAAACTCCGTTTCATTAGAATTTACATGAGACCAAAAGGTGGAGAAACAGACTTTAAAGAACCTTTAATCACAAGAGACGGTTCCACGATTGGAGATATTTGTGATAAACTTCATCGTAACATGAGAAAAGACTTTCGTTATGCAATGGTATGGGGAAAAAGTGTAAAGTTTGGTGGTCAACGTGTTGGAATAACACATGTTTTACAAGATGAAGATGTTTTAACAATTATCAAATCACGGTAA
- a CDS encoding DUF504 domain-containing protein, with amino-acid sequence MTKKGILDEVFSKARFSDEPSIYKVIYRDYNQDIEMNLDDFVLESNNFQSIPASRIKAVIRKSKIVFQRRSNN; translated from the coding sequence ATGACAAAAAAAGGAATTCTTGATGAAGTTTTTAGTAAAGCTAGGTTTTCAGATGAACCTTCCATTTACAAAGTGATTTACAGAGATTACAATCAGGATATAGAGATGAATTTAGATGATTTTGTTTTAGAATCAAATAATTTTCAATCAATTCCTGCATCAAGGATAAAAGCAGTGATTCGAAAATCCAAAATAGTATTTCAAAGGAGGTCAAACAACTAA
- a CDS encoding phosphoglycolate phosphatase, which yields MTRKTFAVDIDGTITENGGGIIHLEALNALRHLKNQGHNVIFVSGRSSVEAYLLSVFGGTTNIAVGENGGCITTGSNKHILLGDIKICKDALSLIQSKIENVVEKPVFPRLTEVVLQRTFDIESAKKILAENKCDVILSDSQYAFHINSHGINKATGFERVMKDLGIKRNDVIAIGDSETDIPLFDLAHTSIALGNSSEHVKSKASITVSGNAGDGVIEALDKLAPTFTE from the coding sequence ATGACTCGAAAAACTTTTGCAGTAGACATTGACGGAACTATTACTGAAAATGGAGGTGGAATAATCCATTTGGAGGCACTAAATGCACTTAGGCACCTAAAGAATCAAGGTCATAATGTGATCTTTGTATCTGGTCGTTCCTCAGTAGAAGCATATCTTTTATCAGTATTTGGTGGGACGACTAACATTGCTGTAGGAGAAAATGGCGGGTGCATCACAACTGGCTCAAATAAGCACATATTGTTAGGTGATATCAAAATATGCAAAGATGCATTGTCATTAATTCAGTCAAAAATTGAAAATGTAGTTGAAAAACCAGTTTTTCCACGATTAACTGAAGTAGTACTTCAAAGAACATTTGATATAGAATCTGCTAAAAAAATTCTTGCAGAAAATAAGTGTGATGTAATATTATCCGACAGCCAATATGCATTTCATATTAATTCACATGGGATAAACAAGGCTACCGGATTTGAGAGGGTTATGAAAGATTTGGGCATTAAACGTAATGATGTAATTGCAATTGGTGATAGCGAAACCGATATACCGTTATTTGATCTTGCACACACAAGTATAGCATTGGGAAATTCTTCTGAACATGTTAAATCAAAAGCATCAATAACGGTGTCTGGGAATGCAGGTGATGGTGTTATTGAGGCATTGGATAAACTAGCGCCAACATTTACGGAGTGA
- a CDS encoding DoxX family protein: MTDAAFRENKLADIAFMGLRSAIGVIFIAHGMMKFNPGFAGFLGNMGLPAEMQIPIALAEVVPGILLIIGVLSRISAGMLSIIMMGAIFHVKGAKSLTGDGGFELDLILLASCLVIIVAGPGRVSLANIIKKIPRPIH; encoded by the coding sequence ATGACAGATGCAGCATTTCGTGAAAACAAGCTTGCAGATATTGCCTTCATGGGCCTCAGATCTGCAATTGGAGTGATCTTCATCGCTCATGGAATGATGAAATTCAATCCGGGTTTTGCCGGATTCTTAGGAAACATGGGATTGCCAGCAGAGATGCAAATTCCAATTGCACTAGCTGAAGTGGTTCCAGGAATACTATTGATTATCGGAGTGCTATCTAGAATTTCTGCAGGCATGCTATCAATTATCATGATGGGTGCAATATTTCACGTCAAAGGAGCAAAGAGCTTAACTGGAGACGGAGGATTTGAATTGGATTTGATCCTATTAGCATCATGTCTTGTAATTATTGTAGCAGGACCTGGAAGAGTATCACTTGCAAACATTATCAAAAAAATTCCAAGACCAATCCATTAA
- a CDS encoding homoserine dehydrogenase, protein MRIILCGFGVVGQSLAKLFESRADDLYAKYGLKPRIVGVFDSKGSAVDSAGLNLSKLVETKKKFGTVKNYGKTKNNLSGLDLISSLDADVMIETTASNYKDAEPGMSHIISAMKHKMHVISVNKGPLALAFPSLLELATFNQVSLKFSGTVGGGTPILDYAKNSLRGERITSFAGILNGTTNYILTNMANGMSFDTALKDAKSKGYVEADESLDLDGLDAAAKLVILANWIMGMKVTLPDVNRTGIRNVTTQDIKNAEKKNCAVKLIASCDNDLKVAPIEISTDDPLCVNGTLNAIAFTSEHSGTQTIIGKGAGGIETASSILRDLIDIRKEIVKA, encoded by the coding sequence ATGCGAATAATTTTGTGTGGATTTGGAGTAGTGGGGCAGAGCTTAGCGAAATTATTTGAATCACGTGCAGATGATCTTTACGCAAAATATGGATTAAAACCAAGAATTGTTGGAGTATTTGATAGTAAAGGAAGTGCAGTGGATTCTGCAGGATTAAATTTGAGTAAGCTTGTCGAAACAAAAAAGAAATTTGGAACAGTAAAAAATTATGGTAAAACAAAAAACAATCTTTCTGGATTAGATCTGATTTCAAGCTTAGATGCAGATGTAATGATTGAGACTACTGCAAGTAATTACAAAGATGCAGAACCGGGTATGTCCCACATAATTTCTGCAATGAAGCATAAAATGCACGTAATATCTGTCAATAAAGGACCTTTAGCACTCGCATTTCCTTCACTCTTAGAGCTTGCAACATTTAATCAAGTATCACTAAAGTTTAGTGGAACCGTAGGTGGTGGCACACCAATTCTAGATTATGCAAAAAATAGTCTCAGGGGTGAAAGAATTACATCATTTGCAGGAATCTTAAACGGAACTACAAATTACATTTTGACAAACATGGCAAATGGAATGTCATTTGATACCGCATTAAAAGACGCAAAATCAAAGGGGTACGTAGAAGCAGATGAGTCCTTGGATTTGGATGGATTAGATGCAGCAGCAAAACTTGTGATACTGGCAAATTGGATAATGGGAATGAAGGTAACATTACCAGATGTAAATAGGACAGGAATTCGCAACGTGACAACGCAAGACATCAAAAATGCAGAGAAAAAGAACTGCGCTGTAAAATTGATTGCATCATGTGATAATGATTTGAAAGTAGCCCCAATTGAGATATCAACAGATGATCCTTTGTGCGTGAATGGAACTCTAAACGCAATAGCATTTACCTCTGAGCATTCTGGAACACAGACAATCATTGGAAAAGGAGCAGGAGGAATCGAGACTGCTAGTTCTATCTTAAGGGACCTGATAGACATTAGAAAAGAGATTGTAAAGGCTTGA
- a CDS encoding response regulator — MKILIAEDEPDLLVQYKTILEDNGHNVIIAEDGQIAIDFYKKESSKLSSDDEDQTPFDVVILDYQMPEKNGLEVAQYILSSHPNQRIIFASAYVQETLVDSIKNLKQIVELLQKPFGLQALVDTIEDKEIYDELAKLNVDVKNLKDLNPTHAQIRDYLTALQKLQKGRTF, encoded by the coding sequence ATGAAAATTCTCATCGCTGAAGACGAACCCGACTTACTGGTACAGTATAAGACAATTTTAGAAGATAATGGGCATAATGTAATTATTGCAGAGGACGGTCAAATCGCAATTGATTTTTACAAAAAAGAATCTAGCAAGTTGTCTTCTGATGATGAGGACCAAACCCCATTTGATGTAGTAATTTTGGACTATCAAATGCCTGAGAAGAACGGATTGGAAGTGGCACAATACATACTATCATCTCATCCAAATCAACGAATAATATTTGCATCAGCTTATGTTCAAGAAACTTTGGTTGATTCTATAAAGAATCTCAAACAGATAGTTGAGCTTCTGCAAAAACCATTTGGATTACAAGCTCTTGTTGATACTATTGAGGATAAAGAAATCTACGACGAACTTGCAAAGCTTAACGTTGATGTGAAAAACCTAAAGGACCTAAATCCAACTCATGCTCAAATTCGTGATTATTTGACTGCCTTACAAAAACTCCAGAAAGGTAGAACGTTTTAG
- a CDS encoding proteasome subunit beta, producing the protein MPGATAVGITYDSGVVFASERRIAYGNFLVSKTTKKTFQITPKVGAACAGLVADMQILSLQISALAKIRKMELKRDVPPNSIAKMMSNMMYERRFFPLLTQVIVGGVVDKPIIYTLDPLGSVLPDEYAAVGTGAEMALGVLDPQFKENMSEQEAVDLAVKAVRSATMRDSFSGDGIDVLVINAEGSKEIQHKAN; encoded by the coding sequence ATGCCAGGCGCTACTGCCGTTGGAATTACTTATGATTCTGGTGTCGTTTTTGCTAGCGAGAGAAGGATCGCTTATGGTAACTTTCTAGTCAGCAAAACTACAAAGAAGACATTCCAAATTACTCCAAAAGTTGGGGCAGCATGTGCAGGATTGGTTGCTGACATGCAAATTTTATCATTACAAATATCTGCATTAGCAAAGATTCGCAAGATGGAACTGAAACGAGACGTTCCTCCAAACTCTATTGCAAAGATGATGTCAAATATGATGTATGAGAGAAGATTCTTTCCATTATTGACACAAGTAATCGTTGGTGGTGTTGTGGATAAACCAATCATCTATACTCTTGATCCATTAGGTTCAGTATTGCCAGATGAATATGCCGCAGTTGGTACTGGTGCAGAGATGGCACTCGGTGTTTTGGACCCACAATTTAAAGAAAACATGTCAGAGCAAGAAGCAGTTGATCTAGCTGTTAAAGCAGTTCGTTCCGCAACAATGCGTGATTCATTTAGCGGTGATGGAATTGACGTCTTGGTAATTAACGCAGAAGGCTCAAAAGAGATTCAACATAAAGCAAACTAG